The region GGTCGATAGTCTGCTGGCGAGCGCGACCGCCTGGAGTGGCGAACATCGTCAAGTCTGGGCGATTGAAGATGCCCAGCGTGGTGAATTGTTCGTGGGGCATTACCAGCGAAGTTCAATTGGTTTTTCACGGAGTGATGCCATTCAGATCGTTAAATCGCGGGAATGGCTCGCGGGCCTGACGACCACAGATGTGCTGATCGGCCCGGGATTGTCTCGAATTGTGGAGTTATCGACCGCAGCTCAGCGAATCGAAGCCAGCGTGGCAGCTCCTCCCGCGACCACAATTGCCCGCCTGGCACAGAAACTCTATGACCAGGCACAGTTTTCAGATCCCTGGACGCTCGAGCCTTTCTACGCAAGGCTCAGTGCTGCAGAAGAAAAGGCTGCGAAGGCCAGATCTTGAATTCTATATTCAGAGAATGATACGCATCCGACGATTCTGCTTTACTTTGTGTGCCATGCTTGCAGCTCTGGGCAAGCATGCCTTCACGCCGGGGTGGCAGGGGTCGGATGTCTTCATCCGCCACCTGGTCATCACCATTCGCAAGTATGACTGCACCGGTAACGTTCCTTCTCATCATGATGACCTTGAACATCAACGCTCAACGAATTGGGGGCAAACGAGGACGTTTGACCCCAGCCACCCGGTCGCAAGAAGAAGAGAACGACTTTCACAACCAGTGAGTTGTAGCGCCCTGAAGTTCCTTCGACTTGTG is a window of Planctopirus limnophila DSM 3776 DNA encoding:
- the tsaB gene encoding tRNA (adenosine(37)-N6)-threonylcarbamoyltransferase complex dimerization subunit type 1 TsaB, with translation MSDQLPLILGIETSGREGSLALVRGDEIVGHRQLETTGRRHAQTLVAELAQMCREAQVQPHEITAVSVSIGPGSFTGLRVGCTVAKTICYTTGAKLLAVDSLLASATAWSGEHRQVWAIEDAQRGELFVGHYQRSSIGFSRSDAIQIVKSREWLAGLTTTDVLIGPGLSRIVELSTAAQRIEASVAAPPATTIARLAQKLYDQAQFSDPWTLEPFYARLSAAEEKAAKARS